From Agelaius phoeniceus isolate bAgePho1 chromosome 38, bAgePho1.hap1, whole genome shotgun sequence, the proteins below share one genomic window:
- the LOC129134030 gene encoding RNA-binding protein 4B-like isoform X3 → MVKLFIGNLPREATEQEIRSLFEQYGKVLECDIIKNYGFVHIEDKTAAEDAIRNLHHHKLHGVCINVEASKNKSKASTKLHVGNISPACTNLELRAKFEEYGPVIECDIVKDYAFVHMERAEDAVEAIRGLDNTEFQGGPRRRRPVPGRSSG, encoded by the exons ATGGTGAAGCTGTTCATCGGGAACCTGCCGCGGGAGGCGACGGAGCAGGAGATCCGCTCCCTGTTCGAGCAGTACGGGAAGGTGCTGGAGTGCGACATCATCAAGAACTACGGCTTCGTGCACATCGAGGACAAGACGGCGGCCGAGGACGCCATCCGCAACCTGCACCACCACAAGCTGCACGGCGTCTGCATCAATGTGGAGGCCAGCAAGAACAAGAGCAAGGCCTCCACCAAGCTGCACGTGGGCAACATCAGCCCCGCCTGCACCAACCTAGAGCTGCGCGCCAAGTTCGAGGAGTACGGCCCCGTCATCGAATGTGACATCGTCAAGGACTACGCCTTCGTGCACATGGAGCGGGCCGAGGATGCCGTGGAGGCCATCCGGGGGCTGGACAACACCGAGTTCCAAG GAGGACCCCGACGGCGACGTCCTGTGCCGGGCCGGAGCAGCGGGTGA
- the RBM14 gene encoding RNA-binding protein 14 isoform X2, with protein sequence MRPGIKLFVGNVPEEATAEELSELFAGAAGPVLGVALMKQFAFVHLRDEAAAARAISQLNGHQLHGRRIVVEPSRPRPTNTCKIFVGNVSAACTSGELRSLFQQYGPVVECDVVKGTAPSAVCPSWLITGA encoded by the exons ATGCGTCCTGGCATCAAACTCTTCGTGGGCAACGTCCCCGAGGAGGCGACGGCGGAGGAGTTGAGCGAGCTGTTCGCAGGCGCCGCGGGGCCGGTGCTGGGCGTCGCCCTCATGAAACAGTTCGCTTTCGTGCACCTGCGGGACGAGGCGGCGGCCGCGCGCGCCATCTCGCAGCTCAACGGGCACCAACTGCACGGCCGCCGCATCGTGGTGGAGCCATCCCGGCCGCGCCCCACCAACACCTGCAAGATCTTCGTGGGGAATGTGTCGGCCGCGTGCACGAGCGGGGAGCTGCGCTCGCTCTTCCAGCAGTACGGCCCCGTGGTGGAGTGCGACGTGGTGAAAG GTACGGCTCCGAGCGCCGTCTGTCCGAGCTGGCTGATTACCGGCGCTTAG
- the CCS gene encoding copper chaperone for superoxide dismutase isoform X1, translating into MASPEAGGSSCRLEFDVQMSCQGCADAVRAALEAAPEVKLLELRLQEQSVLVETTAAAERVRELLENSGRRAVLKGMGGSSEAPPGWAAVAALGGPGGVRGLLRFLQLSPERCLVDGAVSGLPPGPHGLHIHEFGDLSDACNSCGGHFNPDGEIHGGPQDQHRHAGDLGNIWADAEGQARFRIEDSKLKVWDIIGRSVVVAEGEDDLGRGSHPLSRVTGNSGPGLACGVVARAAGLFQNPKRVCSCDGVTLWEERDRSRGALLETPAMETPSSHL; encoded by the exons ATGGCGTCACCGGAGGCCGGCGGGAGCAGCTGCCGG CTGGAGTTTGATGTGCAGatgagctgccagggctgcgCCGATGCCGTGCGGGCAGCGCTGGAGGCGGCTCCAG AGGtgaagctgctggagctgcGGCTCCAGGAGCAGTCGGTGCTGGTGGAGACCACGGCGGCGGCCGAGCGCGTgcgggagctgctggagaattCGGGGCGCAGGGCCGTGCTCAAGGGCATGGGGGGCTCCTCCGAGG ctccccccgGGTGGGCGGCAGTGGCGGCGCtgggggggcccgggggggtgcGGGGGCTGCTCcggttcctgcagctctcccccgAGCGCTGCCTCGTGGACGGGGCCGTGTCCGGGCTCCCCCCAGGCCCCCACGGGCTCCACATCCACGAATTCGGGGACCTCTCGGACGCCTGTAACAG ctGTGGGGGCCACTTCAACCCTGACGGGGAGATCCACGGGGGACCCCAGGACCAGCACAGG CATGCCGGGGACCTGGGGAACATCTGGGCAGATGCCGAGGGCCAGGCCCGGTTCCGAATCGAGGACTCAAAGCTGAAG GTCTGGGACATCATCGGCCGCTCTGTGGTGGTGGCTGAGGGCGAGGATGATCTGGGCCGGGGGTCGCACCCGCTGTCTCGTGTCACCGGCAACTCAGGCCCGGG gctggcctGTGGCGTGGTGGCCCGCGCCGCCGGGCTCTTCCAGAACCCCAAACGCGTCTGTTCCTGCGATGGTGTCACCCTCTGGGAGGAGCGCGACCGCAGCCGTGGGGCTCTCCTGGAGACCCCCGCCATGGAGACCCCCAGCTCCCACCTCTAG
- the CCS gene encoding copper chaperone for superoxide dismutase isoform X2, whose protein sequence is MASPEAGGSSCRLEFDVQMSCQGCADAVRAALEAAPEVKLLELRLQEQSVLVETTAAAERVRELLENSGRRAVLKGMGGSSEAPPGWAAVAALGGPGGVRGLLRFLQLSPERCLVDGAVSGLPPGPHGLHIHEFGDLSDACNSCGGHFNPDGEIHGGPQDQHRVWDIIGRSVVVAEGEDDLGRGSHPLSRVTGNSGPGLACGVVARAAGLFQNPKRVCSCDGVTLWEERDRSRGALLETPAMETPSSHL, encoded by the exons ATGGCGTCACCGGAGGCCGGCGGGAGCAGCTGCCGG CTGGAGTTTGATGTGCAGatgagctgccagggctgcgCCGATGCCGTGCGGGCAGCGCTGGAGGCGGCTCCAG AGGtgaagctgctggagctgcGGCTCCAGGAGCAGTCGGTGCTGGTGGAGACCACGGCGGCGGCCGAGCGCGTgcgggagctgctggagaattCGGGGCGCAGGGCCGTGCTCAAGGGCATGGGGGGCTCCTCCGAGG ctccccccgGGTGGGCGGCAGTGGCGGCGCtgggggggcccgggggggtgcGGGGGCTGCTCcggttcctgcagctctcccccgAGCGCTGCCTCGTGGACGGGGCCGTGTCCGGGCTCCCCCCAGGCCCCCACGGGCTCCACATCCACGAATTCGGGGACCTCTCGGACGCCTGTAACAG ctGTGGGGGCCACTTCAACCCTGACGGGGAGATCCACGGGGGACCCCAGGACCAGCACAGG GTCTGGGACATCATCGGCCGCTCTGTGGTGGTGGCTGAGGGCGAGGATGATCTGGGCCGGGGGTCGCACCCGCTGTCTCGTGTCACCGGCAACTCAGGCCCGGG gctggcctGTGGCGTGGTGGCCCGCGCCGCCGGGCTCTTCCAGAACCCCAAACGCGTCTGTTCCTGCGATGGTGTCACCCTCTGGGAGGAGCGCGACCGCAGCCGTGGGGCTCTCCTGGAGACCCCCGCCATGGAGACCCCCAGCTCCCACCTCTAG
- the LOC129134030 gene encoding RNA-binding protein 4-like isoform X1, giving the protein MVKLFIGNLPREATEQEIRSLFEQYGKVLECDIIKNYGFVHIEDKTAAEDAIRNLHHHKLHGVCINVEASKNKSKASTKLHVGNISPACTNLELRAKFEEYGPVIECDIVKDYAFVHMERAEDAVEAIRGLDNTEFQGKRMRVQLSTSRLRTAPGMGDKSGCYRCGKEGHWSKECPVDRPGQVADFAEAYNEQYGAVRTPYTAGYGETVYYDEAYGGMADYYKRYRVRSYATASAYDAYAEQTMAQYSQYAQYSQVQSSAMAATTAMAGRIPTTLDAYDRALLPTPGAAAAVAAAAATAAAAAASSTYYTRDRSPLRRTAAAASTVGEAYTYERGQLSPVSSVARASLYDMQRFGRDPYADRARYSAF; this is encoded by the exons ATGGTGAAGCTGTTCATCGGGAACCTGCCGCGGGAGGCGACGGAGCAGGAGATCCGCTCCCTGTTCGAGCAGTACGGGAAGGTGCTGGAGTGCGACATCATCAAGAACTACGGCTTCGTGCACATCGAGGACAAGACGGCGGCCGAGGACGCCATCCGCAACCTGCACCACCACAAGCTGCACGGCGTCTGCATCAATGTGGAGGCCAGCAAGAACAAGAGCAAGGCCTCCACCAAGCTGCACGTGGGCAACATCAGCCCCGCCTGCACCAACCTAGAGCTGCGCGCCAAGTTCGAGGAGTACGGCCCCGTCATCGAATGTGACATCGTCAAGGACTACGCCTTCGTGCACATGGAGCGGGCCGAGGATGCCGTGGAGGCCATCCGGGGGCTGGACAACACCGAGTTCCAAG GCAAGCGGATGCGCGTGCAGCTGTCCACCAGCCGGCTGCGGACGGCGCCCGGGATGGGAGACAAGAGCGGCTGCTACCGCTGCGGGAAGGAGGGGCACTGGTCTAAGGAGTGCCCGGTCGATCGCCCGGGGCAAGTGGCGGACTTTGCCGAGGCCTATAACGAGCAGTACGGAGCCGTGCGCACTCCCTACACCGCGGGCTATGGGGAGACCGTGTATTACGATGAGGCCTACGGCGGGATGGCCGACTACTACAAGCGCTACCGCGTCCGCTCCTACGCCACGGCCTCGGCGTACGACGCCTACGCGGAGCAGACCATGGCCCAGTACTCCCAGTACGCCCAGTACTCCCAGGTCCAGTCCTCGGCCATGGCCGCCACCACGGCCATGGCCGGCCGCATCCCCACCACCTTAGACGCGTACGACCGAGCGCTGCTGCCCACCCCGGGCGCGGCGGCCGCcgtcgccgccgccgccgccaccgccgcggccgccgccgcgtCCTCCACGTATTACACCCGGGACAGGAGCCCCCTGCGCCGCACGGCCGCCGCGGCCAGCACCGTCGGAGAGGCGTACACGTACGAGCGTGGGCAGCTGTCGCCCGTCTCCTCGGTGGCCCGGGCGTCCCTCTACGACATGCAGCGCTTCGGGCGGGACCCGTACGCGGACCGGGCGCGATACTCCGCCTTTTGA
- the LOC129134030 gene encoding RNA-binding protein 4B-like isoform X2 translates to MVKLFIGNLPREATEQEIRSLFEQYGKVLECDIIKNYGFVHIEDKTAAEDAIRNLHHHKLHGVCINVEASKNKSKASTKLHVGNISPACTNLELRAKFEEYGPVIECDIVKDYAFVHMERAEDAVEAIRGLDNTEFQARPPRRRTPTATSCAGPEQRVTPGCRPPL, encoded by the exons ATGGTGAAGCTGTTCATCGGGAACCTGCCGCGGGAGGCGACGGAGCAGGAGATCCGCTCCCTGTTCGAGCAGTACGGGAAGGTGCTGGAGTGCGACATCATCAAGAACTACGGCTTCGTGCACATCGAGGACAAGACGGCGGCCGAGGACGCCATCCGCAACCTGCACCACCACAAGCTGCACGGCGTCTGCATCAATGTGGAGGCCAGCAAGAACAAGAGCAAGGCCTCCACCAAGCTGCACGTGGGCAACATCAGCCCCGCCTGCACCAACCTAGAGCTGCGCGCCAAGTTCGAGGAGTACGGCCCCGTCATCGAATGTGACATCGTCAAGGACTACGCCTTCGTGCACATGGAGCGGGCCGAGGATGCCGTGGAGGCCATCCGGGGGCTGGACAACACCGAGTTCCAAG CACGGCCGCCCCGCAGGAGGACCCCGACGGCGACGTCCTGTGCCGGGCCGGAGCAGCGGGTGACGCCAGGCTGCCGCCCGCCCTTGTAG
- the RBM14 gene encoding RNA-binding protein 14 isoform X1 — protein MRPGIKLFVGNVPEEATAEELSELFAGAAGPVLGVALMKQFAFVHLRDEAAAARAISQLNGHQLHGRRIVVEPSRPRPTNTCKIFVGNVSAACTSGELRSLFQQYGPVVECDVVKDYAFVHMENEADAKVAIENLNGKEVKGRRVNVELSTNVQKKGTGQAPPPALGVDKTKRIGLEYREKFQPKIEGFDQQRRAADAAFPSATGAGYAAAPSLYDYQQRFGAKYDTFDAQPRPASPSYFGRDRSPLRRSPTRAGYAAVSLPMTAQPAAYRAQPSASLGATYRAQPSASLGVAYRPQPTTGQAAAYRVQPSASLGSAYRPQPSVGSLGAAGAQPAAANSLGSYGAQPAAAATYGAQPAAANSLSSYGVQSAALASSYSAQPASGYSAGYGAQPAIAAYGAQPAAGSAGSYSTQAVAVHVASYGTQLAAGSYGAQPIDGHAGSYSAQPGAVLSAGYSAQAVAVHASSYSAQAVAGHAAAAYQPVAGHSASYGAQPALSTSYGAQPTVGHSASYGAQPATGLPASYGSQPAAAALPAGYGAQTGSSLAASYGSQAAVAAASYKAQASAPLTAAYRAQASGAMAASYPAQQPSSAALAAAYRAQPGSAYDGPSQLGQPAGSYLGLAQAAAAPPYERTRLSPPRSAAYDDPYKKSSSLAKRYGSERRLSELADYRRLADSPLAYRRSPTKSPLDYRRLPDAHSEYARYSGGYSDYLPPARIHSGYQRRL, from the exons ATGCGTCCTGGCATCAAACTCTTCGTGGGCAACGTCCCCGAGGAGGCGACGGCGGAGGAGTTGAGCGAGCTGTTCGCAGGCGCCGCGGGGCCGGTGCTGGGCGTCGCCCTCATGAAACAGTTCGCTTTCGTGCACCTGCGGGACGAGGCGGCGGCCGCGCGCGCCATCTCGCAGCTCAACGGGCACCAACTGCACGGCCGCCGCATCGTGGTGGAGCCATCCCGGCCGCGCCCCACCAACACCTGCAAGATCTTCGTGGGGAATGTGTCGGCCGCGTGCACGAGCGGGGAGCTGCGCTCGCTCTTCCAGCAGTACGGCCCCGTGGTGGAGTGCGACGTGGTGAAAG ACTATGCCTTTGTGCACATGGAGAACGAAGCCGATGCTAAAGTTGCCATCGAAAACCTAAATGGGAAGGAGGTGAAGGGGCGCCGGGTGAACGTGGAGCTCTCCACCAACGTGCAGAAGAAGGGCACGGGCCaggcgccgccgcccgccctcGGCGTCGACAAGACCAAGCGCATCGGCCTCGAGTACCGCGAGAAGTTCCAGCCCAAGATCGAGGGCTTCGACCAGCAGCGCCGGGCGGCCGACGCCGCCTTCCCCTCGGCCACGGGCGCCGGCTACGCCGCTGCCCCCTCCCTGTACGATTACCAGCAGCGCTTCGGCGCCAAGTACGACACCTTCGACGCGCAGCCCCGGCCCGCCTCCCCCTCCTACTTTGGCAGGGACCGCAGCCCGCTGCGGCGCTCGCCCACCCGCGCCGGCTACGCAGCGGTGTCGCTCCCCATGACGGCGCAGCCGGCCGCCTACCGCGCCCAGCCCTCGGCCTCGCTGGGGGCCACATACCGagcccagccctcagcctcCCTGGGCGTGGCGTACCGCCCGCAGCCCACCACGGGCCAGGCCGCCGCCTACCGCGTGCAGCCCTCAGCCTCGCTGGGCAGCGCCTACCGCCCCCAGCCCTCGGTCGGCTCCCTGGGCGCCGCGGGCGCTCAGCCCGCTGCTGCCAACTCCCTCGGCTCCTACGGTGCCCAGCCCGCCGCTGCCGCCACGTACGGCGCCCAGCCTGCGGCCGCCAACTCCCTCAGCTCCTACGGCGTCCAGTCCGCTGCCCTGGCCTCCTCCTACAGCGCCCAGCCCGCCTCGGGCTACTCTGCCGGCTACGGCGCCCAGCCCGCCATCGCCGCCTACGGCGCCCAGCCCGCTGCCGGCTCCGCCGGCTCCTACAGCACCCAGGCCGTGGCTGTGCACGTGGCATCCTACGGAACCCAGCTGGCCGCAGGCTCCTACGGCGCCCAGCCCATAGATGGCCACGCCGGCTCCTACAGTGCCCAGCCCGGCGCCGTGCTGTCTGCCGGCTACAGCGCCCAGGCCGTGGCGGTGCACGCCAGCTCTTACAGCGCCCAGGCCGTGGCAGGTCACGCTGCCGCTGCCTACCAGCCCGTGGCCGGCCACTCTGCCTCCTACGGTGCCCAACCCGCGCTGTCCACCTCGTACGGCGCCCAGCCCACCGTGGGCCACTCGGCCTCGTACGGCGCCCAGCCCGCCACGGGCCTGCCCGCGTCCTACGGCAGCCAGCCCGCGGCCGCCGCGCTCCCCGCCGGCTATGGCGCGCAGACAGGCTCCTCGCTGGCCGCCTCCTACGGCAGCCAGGCTGCCGTCGCCGCCGCTTCCTACAAGGCGCAGGCCTCTGCCCCGCTGACGGCCGCGTACCGGGCGCAGGCCTCCGGCGCCATGGCGGCCTCCTACCCGGCGCAGCAGCCGTCCTCCGCCGCGCTGGCGGCTGCGTACCGAGCCCAGCCAGGCAGCGCCTACGACGGGCCGAGCCAGCTGGGGCAGCCGGCGGGTTCCTACCTGGGCCTGGCGCAGGCCGCCGCCGCACCGCCCTACGAGCGCACCCGCCTCTCCCCGCCTCGCAGCGCCGCCTACGACGACCCGTACAAAAAATCGTCCTCTCTGGCTAAAAG GTACGGCTCCGAGCGCCGTCTGTCCGAGCTGGCTGATTACCGGCGCTTAGCGGACTCTCCGCTGGCGTACCGCCGCTCGCCCACCAAGTCCCCGCTGGACTACCGCCGGCTGCCGGACGCGCACTCCGAGTACGCCCGCTACTCGGGCGGCTACAGCGACTACCTGCCCCCTGCCCGCATCCACTCGGGCTACCAGCGCCGCCTCTGA